One segment of Vitis riparia cultivar Riparia Gloire de Montpellier isolate 1030 unplaced genomic scaffold, EGFV_Vit.rip_1.0 scaffold866_pilon_pilon, whole genome shotgun sequence DNA contains the following:
- the LOC117910799 gene encoding uncharacterized protein LOC117910799 — translation MIDTISSGPINVFVIGGHTNFAIFLMNNPHLKKNIKHIYVMGGGVRSKNPTGCCPKNASSTCKPRQCGDPGNLFTGYTSNPYAEFNIFGDPFAAYLVLHSGIPLTLVPLDATNTIPIDEEFFDAFDQNQKTYEAQYCFKSLKMTRDTWFDDQYYTSYFMWDSFTSGIATSIMRHSQKNHHGENEFAEMEYMNITVVTSNKPYGISDGLNPFFDGLKIPKFNLKKTI, via the exons ATGATTGACACTATATCTTCAGGGCCCATTAATGTATTTGTTATAGGAGGACATACAAATTTTgccatttttcttatgaataatccacatctaaagaaaaatatcaagcACATTTATGTCATGGGTGGCGGCGTAAGGTCAAAGAATCCAACTGGTTGTTGCCCAAAAAATGCCAGTTCAACGTGCAAGCCTCGACAGTGTGGTGACCCTGGTAATTTGTTCACGGGCTACACTAGTAATCCATATGCAgaattcaatatttttggaGACCCGTTTGCTGCATACCTG GTACTGCATTCTGGAATTCCACTCACCCTTGTTCCCCTGGATGCAACAAACACCATCCCCATAGACGAGGAATTTTTTGATGCATTTGATCAGAACCAGAAAACATACGAGGCACAATATTGCTTCAAATCCTTGAAAATGACTCGAGATACTTGGTTTGATGACCAATACTACACG AGTTATTTCATGTGGGACTCCTTTACATCAGGTATAGCAACCTCAATCATGCGTCACTCACAGAAGAACCATCATGGGGAAAATGAGTTTGCTGAAATGGAATATATGAACATTACTGTTGTTACTTCAAACAAACCTTATGGGATATCTGATGGCTTAAATCCTTTCTTTGATGGCCTCAAAATTCCAAAGTTCAATCTAAAGAAAACTATCTAG
- the LOC117910800 gene encoding serine/threonine-protein kinase ATG1c-like: MYYLEQNLLLSTNDNNSVLKIADFGFARSLQPRGLVETLCGSPLYMAPEIMQLQKYDAKANLWSVCAILFRLVTGRTPSTGNNHIQLLQNIVKYSELHFPPDNNALSADRKDLCQKLLCHNPVERLTFEEFFNHLFLSQKQPDEALSSRRSSRINDGFPLSECNPMRKTEASSQEDCMSFPLDDDSSGAEGSPSFFRKRSSMKSTYGFSLDNKVDIRETIFNTPNNMDLASKYSS; this comes from the exons ATGTATTACTTGGAACAAAATCTTCTTCTCTCCACAAATGACAACAATTCAGTACTGAAGATTGCTGATTTTGGATTTGCAAG ATCTCTACAACCTAGAGGTCTTGTAGAAACATTGTGTGGTTCACCACTGTACATGGCGCCAGAGATAATGCAACTTCAGAAATATGACGCAAAG GCAAATCTCTGGAGTGTTTGTGCCATTCTCTTTCGACTTGTGACTGGAAGAACACCGTCTACAGGAAACAATCATATAcag TTGCTCCAAAACATTGTTAAATATAGTGAATTGCATTTCCCTCCTGATAATAATGCTTTGAGTGCTGACCGGAAAGATTTGTGTCAGAAATTGCTGTGCCACAATCCAG TGGAACGACTAACATTTGAAGAGTTTTTTAACCACCTATTCCTTTCTCAAAAGCAACCAGATGAAGCATTAAg TAGTAGGAGATCATCAAGAATAAATGATGGGTTTCCTTTGTCTGAATGCAATCCTATGAGAAAGACAGAGGCAAGTTCTCAAGAGGATTGTATGTCTTTTCCTCTAGATGATGATTCTAGTGGTGCTGAAGGGAGCCCATCATTTTTTAGGAAGAGGTCCTCAATGAAGTCTACCTACGGATTTTCTCTTGATAACAAAGTTGATATAAGGGAAACAATATTTAACACTCCCAACAACATGGATCTTGCTTCTAAATACAGCAGTTAA